A section of the Candidatus Poribacteria bacterium genome encodes:
- a CDS encoding Uma2 family endonuclease, with product MGHSNTFPLPSAPTETADLYPESDGKPMAETERHFRELLKNFNRIENHFAHIPDVYVLGDMMMYYEEGNPRKSISPDIFVAFGIGKKERRIYKIWEEGKPPDFILEFASKGTYRNDLTRKVQLYAEIGIPEYFVYDVDRRYLPAPLLGFRLIGDDYVEIASLATGGLPSVTLGLEFHALDDSLGIYDPEAEAWLKTSAERAEDAEERANQEADARHKAEAEVSRLQAELERLKARL from the coding sequence ATGGGACATTCAAATACTTTTCCACTCCCTTCTGCACCGACAGAAACAGCGGATCTATATCCTGAATCGGATGGCAAACCTATGGCTGAAACTGAACGCCATTTTAGAGAGCTCCTAAAGAATTTTAATCGCATCGAAAACCATTTCGCACACATCCCGGATGTTTATGTCCTCGGGGATATGATGATGTATTATGAAGAGGGAAACCCCCGTAAATCCATTTCGCCCGATATTTTTGTTGCCTTCGGTATCGGTAAGAAGGAACGCCGTATCTATAAGATATGGGAGGAGGGCAAACCTCCGGACTTCATATTAGAGTTCGCCAGCAAAGGGACCTATCGCAATGACCTGACGAGAAAGGTGCAGCTCTATGCGGAGATCGGCATCCCTGAATACTTCGTTTACGATGTTGATAGGCGTTATTTACCTGCCCCTTTGCTCGGATTTCGTCTCATCGGAGACGATTATGTTGAAATAGCGTCTCTCGCTACTGGTGGACTTCCGTCTGTGACGCTTGGTTTAGAGTTTCATGCTCTTGATGATAGTTTAGGAATTTACGATCCTGAGGCAGAAGCGTGGCTAAAAACGTCTGCTGAACGTGCCGAGGACGCAGAAGAACGCGCCAATCAGGAAGCCGATGCTCGGCACAAAGCAGAGGCTGAAGTTTCCCGGCTCCAAGCAGAATTGGAACGCTTGAAAGCGCGCTTGTGA